One Xiphophorus maculatus strain JP 163 A chromosome 10, X_maculatus-5.0-male, whole genome shotgun sequence genomic region harbors:
- the LOC102219373 gene encoding alpha-tectorin-like isoform X6, with protein MAGRILLPLLLLSATAGVATQTTTASETTQAGISTQRQAGVSTQSQAGISTQRQAGVSTQSQAGLSTQRQAGVSTQSQAGVSTQSQAGISTQRQAGVSTQSQAGISTQRQAGVSTQSQAGLSTQRQAGVTSQSQAGMTNQSQAGLSTQRQAGVSTQSQAGVTNQSQAGLSTQQQAGVSTQSQAGFSTQRQAGVSTQSQAGLSTQQQAGVSTQSQAGFSTQRQAGVSTQSQAGVTNQSQAGLSTQRQAGVTSQSQAGLSTQQQAGVSTQSQAGFSTQRQAGVSTQSQAGFSTQRQAGVSTQSQAGVTNQSQAGFSTQRQAGVSTQSQAGVTNQSQAGLSTQQQAGVTSQSQAGLSTQRQAGVSTQSQAGLSTQRQAGMTNQSQAGLSTQQQAGVSTQSQAGLSTQRQAGVSTQSQAGMTNQSQAGLSTQQQAGVSTQSQAGLSTQRQAGVSTQSQAGVTNQSQAGLSTQRQAGVSTQSQAGLSTQRQAGVSTQSQAGLSTQQQAGVSTQSQAGVSTQSQAGMSTQSQAGVSTQRQAGVTPQSQGPLYPIAGTISSQSDDGSSPAISLLRSFNYFGQSYSQIYVNHNGDLTFDAPWYSYTPQRFPMYGSKDVIAPFWTDLDNRGNGDIYYIQYTSGSILQQVTQDINRYFPALNFQANWVFIATWHEVAYFPTTGTQTTFQAVLTTNGQYSFVLMNYGSIASTSRYVQAGYDTISSSHHFTIPGSFSSDATGPNSTFSLGSNVNVPGRWAFRVDHGSLVCNFNGQPVQLGDSFWSDSTCAQKCICTRAGLQCSNNPCSFSQICRPAAFQYSCQTVQRQTCTVTGDPHYYTFDNSVFHFQGTCTYVLSEQCQNGLPYYRVEGKNGHQGSTHVSWTVLVKVFVHDENIELVKGHQSQAKVNGSFVSTPFSLRNGSIQVYQSGFSVIISTDFGLMVSYDRFLYVRISLPYTYQNSTCGLCGNFNNRPEDDFRTREGEVVSSDVDFANSWKAAGDDEPGCDPHCSGLACAGCTAAQTALYRNSAHCGILENSTGPFAACHQQLPPRSFVDSCVYDLCVSGGYQPILCQALNVYSSQCQQNGIQPQSWRRSGFCEIPCPANSHFEAQGTGCPSTCVNPNSTNNCPLPNQESCVCNSGYLLSGGVCVPHSDCGCSFEGHYYRSGETVILDADCGRRCTCRFGSMTCSSHTCGQHESCRVEDGVRGCRPNSFATCWTRGPGSYNTFDGVMYQYPGACRLTLAKVMGSSDRTHFMITVEKVPQGPQGFSNVLKFEAQGTQVAIEMSNTSTVKVDGQLTRLPFSSGSNRIRIFQSSTHSVILRTAFGVTLQTVWPHFVRVTAPGVYSGLLGGLCGNYNADQNDDFRTPNGTLVTDSQMFGDSWRDGSLADHCVESRPRNPATNLRSSEYCGVLTSPTGPFTSCWAAVNPWQQVDACVEILQGSRDPASTLCEVLRDYALMCQHNDGSLGQWRNATGCVPTCPSNSHYELCGSSCPSSCPSLSFPFTCDTQCQEGCQCNDGFVLNGNQCVPPTSCGCFHDGRYRQAGEQFWDGEACQSFCTCNGVTGVVQCSPNSCGPQESCHVVGGEFGCHPNPHGTCSASGDPHYLTFDGKAYDFQGTCRYVLATVCNDTVDLHQFSVKAKNEPWFGLPVSITAEVVVDVLGYEVRMSRGNIGTVEVNGITRNLPIVFNGSLSIFGSGSQTFVNAAFGLSVMYDGSSTVSISVPPSYRGNMCGLCGNFNGNQTDDFHTPSGALSNTADAFGAAWKVPGNHTCSDGCGSSCAQCNDDRSARAQCEVIRAADGPFSFCHEEVDPAPYFSDCVFDVCVSGNRGSDLLCRALETYVSACQSANVRIYPWRQNTTCRTECPANSHYELCGTDCGHTCASSIDAACDHVCSEGCFCDEGFSRSGTSCVPVESCGCQHDGFYFNAGESFWTDGCSQQCECQAPNVLICSPSSCTPTQECTIRDGQLGCYDAMSTCTVLGDPHYITFDGALTHFQGSCSYVITESLRHSNNETQYKVVATNKHRGNNFVSFVSSVDIFLSNHPESAHVRLGPNKRVKVNGAEVSLPTTAGTFGQVMRQGSYIVFNAADVVVQFDGSSTLLVRMGRNYQNRVSGMCGNFNGDPNDDKVLPNGTLAQNDNQFGHSWKSETSQEGCGSTDQRSGDGLSDCRFIEEYKELCRVITNTSGPFSSCHLHSNPQPFFTSCVYDLCLYTPANGMLCSAVSAYEKTCTNLGLSIPNWRSPLRCAETDPCEQLDCAEYEWCGKKNGVYGCFCDEQHHRPNNESYDSNIECSSSSGTMSVSRCQLFEAGFHSSALHLHDSSCNGTLQDGRLIFHFDNDGHLCGTALRSNGTHFMYENTIQGHVDPHGGLISRERNLHLDFSCVYPLAQALSMAVGINPVESILRKKLPVGTGSYSVRMIPYEDEGFHFPLSTNGNIELEVDQMFYMEVRTEGVDQRQFATVLDSCWATPVNQANYPVRWDLIASQCPNPEDGTVEVIQNGVSTVSRFSFRMFSFTNHTQIYLHCSVHLCLLRNNNCRAHCYPGYHTLFKRDVSYHDSSALSIGPLVLVAQPNTGGLIQRNGVNRKISTSDGTGHLASIVTLIVSLLMTRILVN; from the exons ctGGATTGTCAACTCAACAACAAG ctGGAGTGTCAACTCAAAGTCAAG ctgGATTTTCAACTCAGCGTCAAG ctGGAGTGTCAACTCAAAGTCAAG ctgGATTTTCAACTCAGCGTCAAG ctGGAGTGTCAACTCAAAGTCAAG ctGGAGTGACAAATCAAAGTCAAG ctgGATTTTCAACTCAGCGTCAAG ctGGAGTGTCAACTCAAAGTCAAG ctGGAGTGACAAATCAAAGTCAAG ctGGATTGTCAACTCAACAACAAG ctGGAGTGACATCTCAAAGTCAAG ctgGATTGTCAACTCAGCGTCAAG ctGGAGTGTCAACACAAAGTCAAG ctgGATTGTCAACTCAGCGTCAAG ctGGAATGACAAATCAAAGTCAAG ctGGATTGTCAACTCAACAACAAG ctGGAGTGTCAACTCAAAGTCAAG ctgGATTGTCAACTCAGCGTCAAG ctGGAGTGTCAACTCAAAGTCAAG ctGGAATGACAAATCAAAGTCAAG ctgGATTGTCAACTCAACAACAAG ctGGAGTGTCAACACAAAGTCAAG ctgGATTGTCAACTCAGCGTCAAG ctGGAGTGTCAACTCAAAGTCAAG ctGGAGTGACAAATCAAAGTCAAG ctgGATTGTCAACTCAGCGTCAAG ctGGAGTGTCAACACAAAGTCAAG ctgGATTGTCAACTCAGCGTCAAG ctGGAGTGTCAACTCAAAGTCAAG ctGGATTGTCAACTCAACAACAAG ctGGAGTGTCAACTCAAAGTCAAG ctGGAGTGTCAACTCAAAGTCAAG CTGGAATGTCAACTCAAAGTCAAG ctgGAGTATCAACTCAGCGTCAAG CTGGAGTGACACCTCAAAGTCAAG gaCCCCTCTACCCAATTGCTGGAACAATAAGCTCTCAATCAGATGATGGAAGCTCACCTGCAATTTCACTCCTACGATCCTTTAACTATTTTGGACAGTCTTACTCTCAGATTTAC GTGAACCACAACGGAGATCTGACCTTTGATGCACCATGGTATAGTTATACTCCTCAACGTTTTCCAATGTATGGAAGCAAAGACGTCATTGCTCCGTTCTGGACTGATTTAGACAACAGAGGAAATGGTGATATCTACTATATTCAGTACACCAGCGGCTCTATTCTCCAACAAGTTACACAGGACATCAATAGATACTTCCCAGCTCTTAACTTTCAGGCAAACTGGGTCTTCATAGCAACATGGCATGAAGTTGCCTATTTTCCAACAACTGGAACA CAAACAACCTTTCAGGCAGTCTTGACTACCAATGGCCAATATTCATTTGTGCTGATGAATTATGGCTCAATAGCCTCCACGTCAAGATATGTACAG GCTGGATACGATACGATCAGTTCCTCTCACCACTTCACCATCCCTGGATCATTCTCTAGTGACGCAACCGGACCTAACTCAACTTTTAGTCTTGGCAGTAATGTCAACGTACCCGGTCGCTGGGCCTTCCGTGTCGATCATGGATCATTAGTCTGTAATTTTAATG gtcaACCTGTTCAACTTGGTGACTCTTTCTGGAGTGACAGCACCTGTGCACAGAAATGCATCTGCACCAGAGCAGGGCTGCAATGCTCCAACAATCCCTGCTCCTTCTCCCAAATCTGTCGGCCAGCTGCCTTTCAGTACTCCTGCCAGACTGTGCAAAGACAAACCTGCACCGTCACTGGAGATCCACATTACTACACCTTTGACAACTCAGTGTTTCACTTTCAAGGCACATGCACTTACGTTCTGTCAGAGCAGTGTCAGAACGGACTGCCCTACTACAGAGTGGAGGGGAAGAATGGGCATCAGGGTAGCACTCATGTTTCATGGACAGTACTGGTCAAAGTCTTTGTTCATGATGAAAATATCGAGCTGGTTAAAGGACATCAAAGTCAGGCCAAG GTCAACGGAAGCTTTGTATCAACTCCGTTTTCCCTCAGAAACGGCTCTATCCAGGTTTATCAGTCAGGTTTCTCTGTGATCATCAGCACTGACTTTGGCCTGATGGTTTCTTATGACAGGTTTTTATATGTCCGAATCAGTTTGCCCTACACTTACCAAAATAGCACATGTGGGCTCTGCGGAAACTTCAACAATCGCCCTGAGGATGACTTTCGAACCCGTGAAGGTGAAGTGGTGAGCTCTGATGTGGATTTTGCCAACAGCTGGAAAGCTGCTGGTGATGATGAGCCTGGCTGTGATCCTCATTGTTCAGGTCTGGCCTGTGCTGGCTGCACAGCAGCTCAGACAGCACTGTACAGAAACTCTGCCCACTGTGGTATTCTTGAGAACAGCACAGGTCCGTTTGCTGCATGCCATCAACAACTTCCTCCAAGATCTTTTGTGGACAGCTGTGTGTATGATCTCTGTGTCAGTGGAGGGTATCAACCCATTCTGTGCCAAGCCCTAAATGTCTACTCAAGTCAGTGTCAACAAAATGGGATCCAGCCGCAAAGCTGGCGGCGTTCTGGCTTCTGTG AAATCCCCTGCCCAGCCAATAGCCACTTTGAGGCCCAGGGTACAGGATGTCCATCTACATGTGTCAACCCCAATTCCACCAACAACTGCCCCCTCCCAAACCAAGAGAGCTGTGTCTGCAATTCAGGCTACCTCCTGAGTGGAGGGGTCTGTGTCCCTCATTCTGACTGTGGCTGCAGCTTTGAGGGTCACTACTACCGCTCAGGAGAAACTGTCATACTGGATGCAGACTGTGGGAGGCGCTGTACATGCAGATTTGGCTCCATGACTTGCAGCTCTCACACCTGTGGCCAACATGAGTCCTGCAGGGTGGAGGATGGAGTAAGAGGTTGCAGACCAAACAGCTTTGCAACATGTTGGACAAGAGGCCCAGGATCATACAATACATTTGATGGAGTGATGTATCAGTACCCTGGAGCATGTCGCCTGACCCTTGCCAAAGTTATGGGATCCTCTGATCGCACACACTTCATGattactgtggaaaaagttcctCAGGGGCCACAGGGTTTCTCTAATGTGCTAAAATTTGAGGCACAGGGAACACAAGTTGCTATTGAGATGTCAAATACTAGCACCGTTAAG GTTGATGGCCAACTGACCAGACTGCCATTCAGCTCTGGATCCAACAGAATCCGTATCTTCCAAAGCAGCACTCACAGTGTCATCCTTCGCACAGCCTTTGGTGTAACTCTGCAGACTGTCTGGCCTCATTTTGTCCGTGTCACTGCACCAGGTGTCTACAGTGGTTTATTAGGTGGACTTTGTGGAAACTACAATGCTGACCAGAATGACGATTTCCGTACACCCAATGGTACTCTAGTCACTGACTCCCAGATGTTTGGGGACAGTTGGCGAGATGGCTCCCTGGCAGATCACTGTGTGGAAAGCAGACCTCGTAATCCTGCAACCAATTTACGTTCCAGTGAGTACTGTGGAGTTCTTACTTCACCCACTGGGCCCTTTACATCATGCTGGGCTGCAGTGAACCCCTGGCAGCAGGTAGATGCATGTGTAGAAATCCTCCAAGGCTCCAGAGATCCAGCATCAACGCTGTGTGAGGTCCTCCGAGATTATGCACTGATGTGTCAACATAACGATGGATCCTTGGGACAGTGGAGGAATGCAACTGGCTGTG TACCAACCTGTCCATCAAACAGTCATTATGAACTCTGTGGAAGTTCATGTCCGTCTTCCTGCCCCAGCCTCTCCTTCCCCTTCACCTGTGACACTCAGTGCCAGGAGGGATGCCAGTGTAATGATGGGTTTGTCCTCAATGGTAACCAGTGTGTGCCTCCAACATCCTGTGGATGCTTTCATGATGGACGATATCGGCAAGCTGGAGAACAGTTCTGGGATGGAGAAGCATGTCAGAGCTTTTGCACCTGTAATGGTGTAACTGGTGTAGTCCAATGTTCCCCAAATTCATGTGGACCTCAGGAGTCCTGCCATGTTGTGGGGGGTGAGTTTGGCTGCCATCCCAACCCTCATGGCACCTGCTCGGCCTCTGGAGACCCTCACTACCTGACCTTTGATGGCAAGGCTTATGACTTCCAGGGAACCTGCCGCTATGTTCTGGCAACAGTGTGCAATGACACTGTGGACCTTCACCAGTTTTCTGTGAAAGCAAAGAATGAACCGTGGTTTGGACTGCCAGTTTCTATCACGGCTGAAGTGGTTGTTGATGTCTTGGGCTATGAAGTGCGTATGTCGAGAGGCAACATTGGTACTGTGGAG GTGAATGGAATCACAAGAAACCTGCCCATTGTTTTCAATGGAAGCCTGTCAATTTTTGGAAGTGGATCTCAAACATTTGTCAACGCAGCTTTTGGACTGAGCGTCATGTATGATGGAAGTAGCACAGTGTCCATTTCGGTGCCCCCAAGCTACAG AGGAAACATGTGTGGACTTTGTGGAAACTTCAATGGAAATCAAACTGATGATTTCCACACTCCAAGTGGAGCATTGTCCAACACTGCAGATGCTTTTGGGGCAGCTTGGAAGGTTCCTGGAAACCACACCTGTAGTGACGGCTGTGGCTCTTCATGCGCACAATGCAATGATGACCGATCTGCCAGGGCCCAGTGTGAGGTGATCCGGGCAGCTGACGGCCCCTTCAGCTTCTGCCACGAGGAGGTGGATCCAGCACCATATTTCAGTGACTGCGTCTTTGATGTCTGCGTGTCGGGAAATCGAGGCAGTGATCTCCTGTGCAGGGCTCTAGAGACATACGTCAGTGCCTGTCAGTCTGCTAATGTCCGAATCTACCCTTGGAGACAAAACACCACTTGCA gaACTGAGTGCCCAGCCAACAGCCATTATGAGCTGTGTGGAACAGACTGCGGCCACACCTGTGCCAGCAGCATTGATGCTGCCTGTGACCATGTTTGCTCTGAGGGATGTTTCTGTGATGAAGGTTTTTCCAGGAGTGGAACAAGCTGTGTGCCTGTGGAGAGCTGTGGCTGTCAGCATGACGGCTTCTATTTCAAT GCCGGTGAGTCCTTCTGGACAGACGGTTGCTCCCAACAGTGTGAATGTCAAGCGCCCAATGTCCTGATCTGCAGTCCCTCATCATGCACTCCTACACAAGAGTGCACCATCAGAGATGGCCAGCTGGGCTGTTACGACGCCATGTCTACCTGTACTGTATTGGGTGACCCACACTACATCACCTTCGATGGAGCCCTAACTCATTTCCAGGGATCATGCTCTTACGTCATCACTGAAAGCTTGAGACACAGCAACAATGAAACTCAGTACAAAGTCGTGGCCACCAACAAGCACAGAGGAAACAACTTTGTGTCTTTCGTGTCATCAGTTGATATATTCCTCTCAAATCATCCAGAGAGTGCTCATGTCAGACTCGGACCGAACAAGAGAGTCAag GTAAATGGAGCAGAGGTTTCTCTTCCCACCACTGCAGGAACTTTTGGTCAGGTGATGAGGCAGGGAAGTTACATAGTGTTTAATGCTGCTGATGTCGTAGTCCAGTTTGATGGCTCCAGTACTTTACTGGTCAGGATGGGCCGCAACTACCAGAACAGAGTTAGTGGAATGTGTGGGAACTTCAATGGTGATCCCAATGATGACAAAGTTTTGCCCAATGGTACTTTGGCCCAAAACGACAACCAGTTTGGCCACAGCTGGAAATCAGAGACAAGCCAAGAAGG ATGTGGATCCACTGATCAGAGAAGTGGTGATGGACTAAGTGACTGCCGCTTCATAGAAGAatacaaagaactctgcagagTCATCACCAACACCAGTGGCCCATTCAGTTCTTGTCACCTGCATTCAAACCCCCAACCAtttttcacttcctgtgtttacGATCTCTGCCTCTATACACCAGCCAATGGCATGCTGTGTTCTGCTGTCTCTGCTTATGAGAAAACCTGCACCAATTTGGGCCTTAGCATCCCCAACTGGCGCTCTCCTTTGCGTTGTG CTGAGACTGACCCCTGTGAACAGCTGGACTGCGCAGAGTATGAGTGGTGTGGTAAGAAAAATGGTGTGTACGGCTGCTTCTGTGACGAGCAACATCATCGACCCAACAATGAGAGCTACG ACTCAAACATTGAATGCTCCAGCAGTTCTGGCACCATGTCAGTGTCTCGCTGCCAGCTGTTTGAAGCGGGCTTCCACTCCAGTGCTCTCCATCTCCATGACAGCTCTTGCAACGGGACTCTCCAGGACGGACGACTCATCTTCCATTTTGACAATGACGGCCATCTGTGTGGGACAGCTCTTAGG AGCAATGGAACTCACTTCATGTATGAGAACACTATTCAAGGGCATGTGGATCCTCATGGAGGTTTGATTAGCCGTGAGAGGAATCTTCATCTGGATTTCTCCTGTGTTTACCCTCTGGCTCAGGCTCTGTCAATGGCTGTGGGCATCAACCCTGTGGAGAG CATTTTGAGGAAGAAGCTTCCTGTTGGCACTGGATCTTATAGTGTGAGGATGATCCCCTATGAGGATGAAGGCTTCCACTTCCCCTTGAGCACTAATGGAAACATAGAACTGGAAGttgatcaaatgttttacatgGAGGTGCGAACAGAAGGGGTGGATCAGCGCCAGTTTGCCACAGTTCTGGACTCTTGCTGGGCCACGCCAGTCAACCAAGCAAACTATCCTGTCCGCTGGGATCTCATTGCTTCGCA GTGTCCTAATCCAGAAGATGGAACCGTAGAGGTGATTCAGAACGGTGTCTCCACTGTGTCTCGTTTCTCCTTCAGGATGTTCAGCTTCACCAACCACACACAGATTTACTTGCACTGCAGTGTCCACTTGTGTCTTTTGAGAAACAACAACTGCAGAGCT cattgCTACCCGGGTTACCACACTCTATTCAAGAGGGACGTATCTTACCATGACTCTTCAGCTCTGTCAATTGGACCACTGGTGCTTGTGGCACAACCAAACACTG GTGGACTAATCCAAAGAAACGGTGTGAATCGAAAGATATCGACGTCAGATGGTACAGGCCATCTGGCATCAATTGTTACCCTGATTGTCAGTTTGCTGATGACCAGAATTCTGGTCAATTAA